From the Hominilimicola fabiformis genome, one window contains:
- a CDS encoding LytTR family transcriptional regulator DNA-binding domain-containing protein — protein sequence MDIAVCDDNLSDREIIRQQLSIYFSDRFIEYNIDSYENGVNLIYSIEDGEYYDIIFLDMYMDKLNGIQVAEKLRNMNYKGKIIFLTATSKYAVESYDVEASGYLVKPHDIDKISMVLDRVLSNYENVHTYQIKKRNSVIQVLYSEIEYIESSNSKCILHRTDGNKYTIYKKLNDIEEEINHRAFLRCHQSYLVNMNKIESVENDFTMKSGDVVPIRTRNLNEIKKEYYNYIEYRGNIAGTTKRLKVFYDKVGGDFEVVKRRLIDEKYVVRFVQCFKNDTAFNELKKALNEELYEKAYLCAHTLKGSSVSLDFGKLYKASSALTETLYNINHNGEDCDKILIDKQFGEVAKEYKNVINSMQIIEED from the coding sequence GTGGATATTGCAGTTTGTGATGACAATCTAAGTGATAGGGAAATAATCCGTCAGCAACTAAGTATCTATTTCTCAGATAGATTTATTGAATACAATATTGATAGCTATGAAAACGGCGTTAATTTAATTTATTCGATAGAAGATGGGGAGTATTATGATATAATATTTCTTGATATGTATATGGACAAGTTAAACGGAATACAAGTTGCGGAAAAGCTTAGAAATATGAATTATAAAGGTAAGATTATATTTCTTACCGCAACGTCAAAATATGCGGTTGAAAGTTATGACGTTGAGGCGAGCGGCTATTTGGTTAAGCCGCACGATATAGATAAAATCAGCATGGTACTTGACAGAGTGCTGAGCAATTATGAAAATGTGCATACATACCAAATAAAAAAACGCAATTCCGTAATTCAAGTGTTGTACAGTGAGATTGAATATATTGAGAGCAGTAATTCAAAATGTATTCTTCATCGCACAGACGGAAACAAGTACACAATATATAAGAAACTTAATGATATTGAGGAAGAAATAAATCATAGAGCATTTTTGAGATGTCATCAGAGTTATCTTGTTAATATGAACAAGATAGAGAGTGTTGAGAATGATTTTACAATGAAATCGGGCGATGTTGTGCCGATAAGAACTCGAAATTTGAATGAAATAAAAAAAGAATACTATAATTATATTGAATACAGAGGTAATATTGCAGGAACAACCAAGAGACTGAAAGTTTTTTATGATAAAGTCGGAGGTGATTTTGAAGTAGTCAAAAGAAGACTCATTGATGAAAAATATGTTGTCCGCTTTGTACAGTGTTTCAAAAACGATACCGCTTTTAATGAATTGAAAAAGGCTTTGAATGAAGAATTGTATGAAAAAGCGTATCTTTGTGCGCATACTCTGAAAGGCTCGTCAGTAAGTCTTGATTTCGGAAAACTTTATAAGGCAAGTTCGGCTCTTACGGAAACTCTTTATAACATTAATCATAATGGAGAAGATTGTGATAAAATTTTGATTGATAAGCAATTTGGGGAAGTTGCAAAAGAATATAAAAATGTTATTAATAGTATGCAAATAATAGAAGAAGACTGA